One window of Mangrovibacterium diazotrophicum genomic DNA carries:
- a CDS encoding amidohydrolase, which yields MKKRLLFYASLLALFGCKSAPENPADTIYWGGTIVTMAGDSPQYAEAVAVKDGKILFVGSQIDAQKYEGDSTEVRNLDGKTLLPGFIDPHSHFINATQLVTWVNASPRPVGEVNSVAELKTTIADFIKKKPLKEGEWLVGYGYDQTMFEDREATCLDLDEVVPDNPVLIIHVSAHGALLNSKALEAANITAETKDPDGGVISRMPNSRKPSGLLMENAFMPVFESMPKPTAGELLKTFAKAQEEYTKWGYTTAQEGATTFDDLQLLKKASADGLLVIDVISYPLFIDMEKIVGKDSFGSYSKHLKLGGIKVLLDGSPQGGTAMQHYLTPGPNGEADWHGVSFVPKDVFFKVMQTCYDNNLQLNVHTNGSEAIQEMIDGMQQINYDKSKDLRWCSIHCQFVTDPQLDQIAALGLVPSFFTNHAFYWGDVHIKNFGQEAAEHLSPIATAYGKGLRPTNHTDYSVTPLDPFMTIWTAVKRETRSGRILGAEERATVYQALQMLTSNVAYQYHEEASKGTLEAGKLADLVILDKNPLDLDETTIDEVKNTKVLETIKEGVTVYKE from the coding sequence ATGAAAAAGAGATTACTTTTCTATGCCTCACTGCTAGCCTTGTTTGGTTGCAAATCGGCTCCTGAAAACCCGGCCGACACCATTTATTGGGGTGGAACCATTGTTACCATGGCGGGAGACTCGCCGCAGTATGCCGAAGCCGTGGCGGTAAAAGACGGCAAGATACTTTTTGTAGGTTCGCAGATCGACGCTCAAAAATATGAAGGTGATTCAACCGAAGTGAGAAACCTGGATGGCAAAACGCTCTTGCCCGGTTTTATCGATCCGCACAGCCATTTCATCAATGCCACGCAACTGGTGACTTGGGTGAACGCGTCGCCACGGCCCGTTGGGGAGGTTAACAGTGTTGCCGAACTAAAAACGACGATTGCTGATTTCATAAAAAAGAAACCGCTGAAAGAAGGCGAGTGGCTGGTGGGCTACGGATACGATCAAACGATGTTTGAAGATCGCGAAGCTACCTGTTTGGATCTGGATGAGGTGGTGCCCGATAATCCGGTGTTGATTATCCATGTTTCGGCGCATGGCGCGTTGCTCAACTCCAAGGCACTCGAAGCGGCCAACATCACAGCCGAGACCAAAGATCCGGATGGCGGCGTGATTTCGCGGATGCCCAACTCGCGGAAACCCTCGGGTTTGTTGATGGAGAACGCTTTTATGCCGGTTTTTGAAAGCATGCCGAAGCCAACAGCCGGGGAGCTGCTGAAGACCTTTGCCAAAGCGCAGGAAGAATATACGAAATGGGGATACACCACGGCGCAGGAGGGGGCTACTACTTTCGATGATTTGCAGCTGTTGAAGAAAGCGAGCGCCGACGGTTTGCTGGTTATCGATGTTATTTCGTACCCGCTGTTTATCGATATGGAAAAGATTGTCGGGAAAGACAGCTTTGGCAGCTACAGCAAGCACTTGAAGCTGGGAGGTATCAAAGTGCTTTTGGATGGTTCACCACAGGGTGGAACGGCCATGCAGCACTATTTGACGCCCGGTCCCAACGGCGAAGCCGATTGGCATGGTGTGTCGTTTGTGCCGAAAGACGTTTTCTTCAAGGTGATGCAAACTTGCTACGACAATAACCTGCAGTTGAATGTGCATACCAATGGCAGCGAAGCGATCCAGGAGATGATCGATGGTATGCAGCAAATTAATTACGACAAGAGCAAGGATCTGCGTTGGTGCTCCATTCATTGCCAGTTTGTGACCGATCCGCAATTGGATCAGATTGCCGCGCTGGGCCTGGTGCCTTCGTTCTTTACCAACCACGCCTTTTATTGGGGCGATGTGCACATTAAAAACTTCGGGCAGGAGGCTGCCGAGCATTTGTCGCCCATTGCAACGGCTTACGGCAAAGGTTTGCGCCCAACCAACCATACCGACTATTCGGTGACGCCGCTCGATCCGTTTATGACGATCTGGACCGCCGTGAAACGCGAAACCCGCAGTGGCCGCATTTTGGGGGCCGAAGAAAGGGCTACGGTTTACCAGGCGCTGCAGATGCTGACCTCGAATGTAGCCTACCAATATCATGAAGAAGCCAGTAAGGGGACGCTGGAAGCAGGCAAGCTGGCCGACCTGGTCATTCTGGATAAAAACCCACTTGACCTGGACGAAACCACGATCGACGAAGTGAAAAACACGAAGGTTTTGGAAACCATCAAAGAAGGAGTGACGGTTTACAAGGAATAA
- a CDS encoding arylsulfatase → MMSKKPFLVQLNQKLVKRWSCFLFSVPLLAVLLFACQPAPKEEAKTSSAVGADGFDRTHLPMTPPEVPVITALDARDATAPKPWAVKAPDGAPNVVIVLIDDMGFGQSSSFGGAIRMPAADKLADEGIRFNRFHTTALCSPTRTALLSGRNHHSNNMGGITEVATAFEGNTGLTPQSCATVAEILKLNGYNTAHFGKNHETAAWEISPSGPFTHWPVYKGFEKFYGFMGGETNQFYPGIYDGTTKVEVDSEDPNYHFTEDMTDHAISWMKAQKSLTPDKPFFMYFAPGATHAPHQPPASYLDKYKGEFDDGWDAYRQKTLDRQIKMGIVPEGTKLAPKPDYIKDWDKLSPTEQKVFARQMEIFAAFGEHVDDQVGRLYQSIEDLGIADNTLFIYILGDNGASAEGMANGLLNENTYFNGVAEDIDMMAANLDKLGTRESYGHFAAGWAVAGNTPFKWTKQVAGNFGGTRNGLIMVWPGKLKQTDVVRDQFCHAIDIVPTILEAAHVPEPVSVNGVEQKPIEGFSMLKTFDDPKTPEFHNTQYFEIVGNRAIYQDGWVASTVHKAPWEDGPRGKLVDDKWELYNVNEDFSESTDLAADNPEKVEELKQVFMDEAVKYHVLPIDDRTIERFDPATAGRPDLMNGRKSLTVYEGMSGMLENAFINIKNTSSKFTTEVEVKPGANGVILAMGGLFGGYSLWVDKGKPVFTYNWVGLKQYDVNSSKALSAGKHTIEFEFAYDGGGMGKGGNGTLFIDGEKVGEARIDNTNGNMFSLDEGADVGFDEATNVSRRYKVGENKFNGKINYVTIAVE, encoded by the coding sequence ATGATGTCAAAAAAACCTTTCCTTGTTCAGTTAAATCAGAAATTGGTGAAACGATGGAGTTGTTTCCTCTTTTCTGTTCCGTTGCTTGCAGTGCTCTTGTTTGCCTGCCAGCCAGCCCCCAAAGAAGAAGCCAAGACAAGTTCGGCAGTTGGTGCCGATGGCTTCGACCGGACACATTTACCAATGACTCCGCCTGAGGTTCCTGTAATCACGGCACTGGATGCCCGTGATGCCACAGCACCCAAACCCTGGGCGGTGAAAGCTCCCGATGGAGCACCCAATGTTGTTATCGTTTTGATTGATGATATGGGCTTTGGCCAAAGTAGCTCATTTGGTGGAGCTATTCGCATGCCGGCAGCTGATAAGCTCGCTGACGAAGGGATTCGCTTTAATCGCTTCCACACCACCGCGCTTTGTTCGCCCACGCGTACGGCTTTGTTAAGTGGACGAAATCACCATTCTAACAACATGGGTGGGATTACCGAAGTTGCCACGGCCTTTGAAGGAAACACGGGGCTAACACCGCAAAGCTGCGCAACCGTTGCCGAAATCCTGAAACTAAATGGCTACAACACGGCTCACTTCGGAAAGAACCACGAAACAGCAGCCTGGGAAATCAGTCCATCGGGGCCGTTCACCCATTGGCCGGTATACAAAGGATTTGAAAAATTTTATGGTTTTATGGGCGGTGAAACCAACCAGTTCTACCCCGGAATCTACGACGGAACTACAAAAGTGGAAGTGGATTCAGAAGATCCAAACTACCACTTTACCGAGGATATGACTGATCATGCCATATCGTGGATGAAAGCTCAGAAATCATTAACTCCCGATAAACCTTTTTTTATGTATTTCGCACCAGGGGCTACGCATGCGCCTCACCAGCCGCCGGCATCGTACCTGGATAAATACAAAGGCGAGTTCGATGATGGTTGGGATGCCTACCGTCAGAAAACATTGGACCGTCAAATTAAAATGGGTATTGTGCCCGAAGGAACCAAACTGGCTCCCAAACCCGATTACATCAAAGATTGGGATAAACTGTCACCAACGGAGCAAAAAGTATTTGCCCGCCAAATGGAAATCTTTGCTGCCTTTGGTGAGCATGTTGACGACCAGGTTGGTCGGTTGTATCAGTCGATTGAGGATCTCGGGATAGCAGATAATACGCTTTTCATCTACATTTTAGGTGACAACGGGGCCAGTGCCGAAGGGATGGCCAATGGCCTGCTGAATGAAAATACCTACTTCAACGGTGTTGCGGAAGACATTGACATGATGGCTGCAAACCTGGATAAACTGGGTACCCGCGAATCGTATGGTCACTTTGCCGCCGGATGGGCTGTGGCCGGTAATACACCTTTTAAATGGACCAAACAGGTAGCCGGTAACTTTGGTGGAACCCGAAATGGTTTGATCATGGTATGGCCGGGAAAATTGAAACAGACCGACGTGGTTCGCGATCAGTTCTGTCATGCCATCGACATTGTGCCGACGATTCTGGAAGCCGCACATGTGCCGGAACCGGTTAGTGTAAACGGGGTAGAGCAGAAGCCGATTGAAGGTTTCAGTATGCTGAAGACTTTTGATGATCCGAAAACGCCTGAATTCCATAACACACAATATTTTGAGATCGTCGGTAACCGTGCGATCTACCAGGATGGCTGGGTGGCTTCGACTGTCCACAAAGCACCCTGGGAAGACGGTCCTCGCGGCAAATTGGTTGACGATAAATGGGAACTCTACAATGTCAATGAAGACTTCAGCGAGAGTACCGATTTAGCGGCTGACAACCCCGAAAAAGTGGAAGAGCTCAAGCAGGTGTTTATGGATGAAGCGGTAAAATACCACGTGCTACCAATCGACGACCGTACGATCGAGCGTTTCGACCCGGCAACTGCAGGGCGCCCCGACCTGATGAACGGACGGAAATCGTTGACTGTGTATGAAGGCATGAGCGGTATGCTCGAGAATGCATTCATCAACATTAAAAATACCAGCAGCAAATTCACGACCGAGGTGGAAGTGAAACCGGGAGCCAACGGTGTTATCCTGGCCATGGGCGGTTTGTTTGGCGGTTACAGTCTTTGGGTTGACAAAGGAAAGCCTGTTTTTACCTACAACTGGGTCGGTTTGAAACAGTACGATGTGAACAGTAGCAAAGCCCTTTCGGCTGGTAAGCACACCATTGAATTTGAATTTGCCTACGATGGTGGCGGAATGGGGAAAGGTGGAAACGGAACCCTCTTTATCGATGGCGAAAAAGTAGGAGAGGCCCGCATCGACAATACCAACGGTAACATGTTCTCGCTCGATGAAGGCGCCGACGTTGGTTTTGACGAAGCAACCAATGTGAGCCGCCGCTACAAGGTTGGCGAGAACAAGTTCAACGGAAAAATCAACTACGTAACGATAGCAGTTGAATAA
- a CDS encoding arylsulfatase, which translates to MSYRKPFSILFFGLLLVAFSLTGFAQDKPNILVIMVDDVAPNSLGCYSLGLQYPTPNIDRIAKEGVLFTDHYSQPSCTAGRAAFITGQKPVRTGLTTVGQPGNPLGLKKEDPTLAELLKPMGYMTGQFGKNHLGDRNEHLPTVHGFDEFYGNLYHLNVSEEEEQADYPKTKEFYNKYGPRGIIQSFASDKYDSTEDPRFGVVGKQKVKDLGPLTSKMMESFDDTLVAKTEDFIKRAHDAGKPFFIWHATSRMHVYTHLKEEHRNLATPISTDMDLFGSGLMEHDGQVGEILDYLDELGIADNTIVIYTTDNGPEQSTWPDAGVTMFRGEKMTTYEGGVRAPFMVRWPGKIPAGLIRNGISAHEDVLPTVMAAVGDTDIIEELKEGKKFGDMTYKVHIDGFNNLDYWEGKTDKSARNYFFYYYESSLTAMRVGPWKMHFATKQRYFDNMVPRTMPQLFNLRKDPFEKYDDIYAFELIMHKSWVFQPAIGALTEHLESFQDFPPRQASASLDINKAIEAILQSDTRQ; encoded by the coding sequence ATGAGTTACAGAAAACCTTTCTCGATTCTTTTTTTCGGGCTTTTGCTTGTAGCGTTCAGCTTAACCGGCTTTGCGCAAGACAAACCCAATATTTTGGTCATCATGGTTGATGACGTCGCCCCAAACTCGCTAGGTTGTTACAGTTTAGGCCTACAGTACCCAACACCAAATATCGACCGCATCGCTAAAGAGGGCGTCTTGTTTACGGACCACTATTCGCAGCCCAGTTGTACTGCTGGTCGTGCGGCCTTTATTACCGGCCAAAAACCGGTTCGTACGGGGCTAACAACCGTCGGCCAACCCGGTAACCCGCTTGGTTTGAAAAAAGAAGACCCAACGCTGGCCGAGTTGCTGAAGCCGATGGGCTACATGACCGGGCAGTTTGGTAAAAACCACCTGGGCGACCGCAACGAGCACTTGCCGACAGTTCATGGTTTCGACGAGTTCTACGGAAACCTGTATCACCTGAACGTGTCGGAAGAAGAAGAGCAAGCTGACTATCCGAAAACCAAAGAGTTCTACAACAAATACGGCCCTCGCGGGATTATCCAGTCTTTTGCATCTGATAAGTATGACTCAACAGAAGATCCACGCTTTGGCGTTGTAGGCAAACAAAAAGTGAAGGACCTTGGCCCGCTGACTTCGAAAATGATGGAAAGTTTCGACGATACTTTGGTTGCCAAAACCGAAGATTTTATCAAACGGGCACACGATGCTGGTAAACCGTTCTTTATCTGGCATGCTACCAGCCGCATGCACGTTTACACACACCTGAAAGAAGAACACCGCAATCTGGCCACACCAATTAGTACCGATATGGACTTGTTTGGTTCGGGGTTGATGGAGCATGACGGACAGGTTGGTGAAATTCTGGACTACCTGGACGAATTGGGAATCGCCGATAACACCATCGTGATTTACACAACGGATAACGGACCAGAGCAAAGTACCTGGCCCGATGCCGGTGTAACGATGTTCCGCGGTGAAAAAATGACCACTTATGAAGGTGGTGTTCGTGCACCATTCATGGTTCGGTGGCCGGGAAAAATACCTGCTGGTTTGATTCGCAATGGCATCTCGGCTCATGAAGATGTTTTGCCAACGGTGATGGCAGCAGTGGGCGATACCGATATTATCGAAGAACTGAAGGAGGGTAAGAAATTTGGGGATATGACTTATAAAGTACATATCGACGGTTTTAACAACCTGGATTACTGGGAAGGAAAAACCGACAAATCGGCCCGCAACTACTTCTTCTATTATTACGAATCCAGTCTGACAGCCATGCGTGTTGGCCCGTGGAAAATGCATTTTGCAACAAAGCAACGTTATTTCGATAACATGGTGCCGCGTACAATGCCACAACTTTTCAATCTACGAAAAGACCCTTTTGAAAAATATGACGACATCTACGCGTTCGAATTGATTATGCATAAATCCTGGGTGTTCCAGCCTGCGATTGGCGCGCTGACCGAGCACCTGGAAAGTTTCCAGGATTTCCCACCGCGACAAGCCTCAGCTTCGTTGGATATCAATAAAGCCATCGAGGCCATCCTGCAATCAGATACACGACAATAA
- a CDS encoding alpha/beta hydrolase → MIELPNPRNTGRSGASFKTIMLVALLLVGYPLAAQDSRQPNTETPKTKPMYQPIEFQSEGATLRGRLYLPENDAGKLPVVVMAHGYSATIEGMVADRFAEVFRDAGFAVILYDHRNLGISDGEPRLEINRWTQARGFRDAIDYGVSLPELDSARIGLWGDSMSGDVALFVAAMDQRVKTVVVQVPALGRELPPPDPDGSLFQQLKTTFYEGDISVPETTIGPMPVVSFDQQTIPSLLKPLTAYRWFMEYGARHNTGWVNHATYVVPMVPVKFSSVICVPHLKAAVLMQVAYDDEMPGANPEVARYAYQQTPEPKELQEIEGGHFGLLFYPSELFDQVSRAQAGFFIQHLK, encoded by the coding sequence ATGATCGAATTGCCCAACCCTCGAAATACAGGCCGAAGCGGTGCCAGCTTCAAGACGATAATGCTTGTTGCGCTCTTGTTGGTGGGCTATCCTTTGGCGGCACAAGATTCACGTCAACCCAATACAGAAACACCAAAAACAAAGCCCATGTATCAACCCATCGAATTTCAATCCGAAGGAGCTACTCTGAGAGGGAGACTCTATTTGCCCGAAAATGACGCCGGGAAATTGCCGGTTGTCGTCATGGCACACGGCTATTCGGCCACCATTGAAGGCATGGTTGCCGATCGCTTTGCAGAGGTATTCCGCGACGCTGGTTTTGCTGTTATTTTATACGATCATCGCAACCTGGGAATCAGCGATGGTGAGCCGCGGCTGGAAATCAACCGCTGGACGCAGGCTCGGGGTTTTCGCGATGCCATTGACTATGGTGTAAGCTTGCCGGAGCTCGATAGCGCCCGGATTGGGCTGTGGGGCGATAGCATGAGCGGCGATGTTGCGTTGTTTGTGGCGGCCATGGATCAACGGGTGAAGACAGTGGTTGTGCAGGTTCCTGCCTTAGGGCGCGAGTTGCCACCTCCTGATCCGGATGGAAGCCTGTTTCAACAGCTAAAAACAACCTTTTACGAAGGCGACATCAGCGTACCGGAAACCACGATTGGACCGATGCCGGTGGTGTCCTTCGATCAGCAAACCATTCCATCGCTGTTGAAACCTTTAACAGCTTATCGCTGGTTTATGGAATACGGCGCGCGGCACAATACCGGGTGGGTGAACCATGCCACCTATGTGGTGCCGATGGTTCCGGTCAAATTCAGCTCGGTTATTTGCGTGCCGCACCTTAAAGCGGCTGTGTTGATGCAGGTGGCTTACGACGACGAAATGCCGGGAGCCAACCCCGAGGTTGCCCGCTATGCCTATCAACAGACACCCGAGCCCAAGGAACTGCAGGAGATTGAAGGCGGTCATTTCGGATTGCTGTTTTACCCTAGCGAACTCTTCGACCAGGTAAGCCGGGCACAAGCAGGGTTTTTTATTCAGCATTTGAAATAG
- a CDS encoding BamA/TamA family outer membrane protein yields MKKLPLLVLLLLATAVAWAKDKNTEKKKKDKSEKNLSIIPLPAIAYNPTNGWLLGVAPGASWFMGSPDSTSISSGLGTLIYTTKHQFLFTAKTNVFLDGDRWNLMGDWRYFISSAPTYGLGTGPQSGKPVGTGIEYAEGQFSKAIPDAQMMDFHYLRFHETVLKRIEDTRYFLGLGYHLDIHSQIEDNLLDLDSEEPTVTSHYAYQTNKGFSAEKYTVSGLSLNALLDSRDNAVNPYSGRYAYVNLRVNPKFFGSDKSSTMLWLEYRDYLHLDEQRPRHLIGFWTYGWFVTSGEVPYMDLPALGWDQFGRSGRAYTQGRFRGEDLMYGEVEYRFPLQKNKETFGGVVFLNTTTASNRGADINLFKYLDYAYGTGLRVMINKKSRANLAIDYAFGKYGAGGFYFGINEVF; encoded by the coding sequence ATGAAAAAACTACCGCTACTGGTACTTTTGCTGTTGGCAACCGCTGTTGCATGGGCGAAAGACAAGAACACCGAAAAAAAGAAAAAGGACAAGTCGGAAAAGAACCTTTCCATCATACCGCTACCGGCTATTGCCTATAATCCAACGAATGGCTGGCTGCTGGGAGTGGCTCCCGGTGCTAGCTGGTTTATGGGAAGTCCGGATAGCACCAGTATTTCGTCGGGTTTGGGAACGTTAATTTACACCACCAAACATCAGTTTCTGTTTACCGCAAAAACCAATGTTTTTCTGGATGGCGACCGCTGGAACCTGATGGGCGACTGGCGCTACTTTATTTCGTCGGCACCCACCTACGGACTGGGAACCGGGCCACAATCGGGCAAACCGGTTGGCACCGGAATTGAATACGCTGAAGGACAGTTTTCGAAAGCCATTCCCGATGCGCAGATGATGGACTTTCATTATTTGCGCTTCCACGAGACCGTGCTGAAACGGATTGAGGATACCCGCTACTTTCTGGGGTTGGGCTATCACCTCGACATTCATTCCCAAATAGAAGATAATTTGCTGGATTTGGACTCCGAAGAACCGACAGTCACCAGCCATTATGCCTATCAAACGAATAAGGGTTTCTCGGCCGAAAAATACACGGTGTCGGGGCTTTCTCTGAATGCGCTGTTGGATAGCCGCGATAATGCCGTGAATCCGTATAGCGGCCGCTACGCCTATGTCAATTTGAGGGTGAACCCGAAATTTTTCGGCAGCGACAAGAGCTCGACCATGCTTTGGCTCGAATACCGCGATTACCTCCACCTGGATGAACAGCGTCCGCGTCACCTGATTGGTTTCTGGACTTACGGCTGGTTTGTGACTTCGGGAGAAGTGCCGTACATGGATTTGCCGGCGCTGGGCTGGGATCAGTTTGGGCGGTCGGGAAGGGCATACACACAGGGGCGTTTTCGTGGGGAGGATCTGATGTACGGCGAGGTGGAGTACCGTTTCCCGCTTCAGAAAAATAAGGAAACATTTGGTGGCGTCGTCTTCCTGAATACCACAACCGCCAGTAACCGCGGCGCCGACATCAATCTTTTTAAATACCTGGATTATGCCTACGGAACGGGACTTCGCGTGATGATCAACAAGAAGTCGCGGGCGAATCTGGCGATCGACTACGCGTTTGGCAAATATGGTGCCGGTGGCTTCTATTTCGGTATCAATGAGGTGTTTTGA
- a CDS encoding DUF1349 domain-containing protein, whose protein sequence is MKYLLFALFAVLARSVFSQPAAASIELDGIPCPLEWVIEPDSFAIHNETIAISAAPGTNMFYSPSGHFRVSNMPKLLFSPDDDFTFSAKSSAEHRSKWDAAMLVVYIDEAYWAKFCFENESPTKNRMVTVVTNEISDDAYSDYIPDNWVYMRISKKGKQIIFSYSLDEENWVNIRYFRLNSDLPIRIGLASQSPVGEGLTSVFSEIHYQK, encoded by the coding sequence ATGAAATACCTTTTATTTGCCTTGTTCGCTGTTCTTGCCCGAAGCGTTTTTTCTCAACCAGCAGCAGCCTCAATTGAATTGGATGGGATTCCCTGCCCATTGGAGTGGGTGATCGAACCCGACAGTTTTGCAATTCACAACGAAACTATAGCCATCAGCGCTGCTCCCGGAACAAACATGTTTTATTCGCCGAGCGGCCACTTCCGGGTGAGTAACATGCCCAAACTGCTTTTCAGCCCCGATGACGATTTTACCTTCTCGGCTAAGTCATCTGCCGAACATCGCTCGAAATGGGACGCCGCCATGTTGGTTGTTTACATTGATGAAGCCTATTGGGCGAAGTTTTGTTTTGAAAATGAGTCGCCCACGAAAAACAGGATGGTAACCGTGGTAACCAATGAAATTTCGGACGATGCTTATTCGGATTATATTCCCGACAATTGGGTGTATATGCGGATAAGCAAGAAGGGAAAGCAAATCATCTTCTCGTATTCGCTGGATGAAGAGAATTGGGTGAATATCCGGTATTTTCGCCTGAATTCCGATCTGCCAATTCGCATCGGCCTGGCGTCGCAATCGCCCGTTGGCGAAGGTTTAACTTCAGTCTTTTCTGAAATACATTATCAGAAGTAG